From Rhinatrema bivittatum chromosome 5, aRhiBiv1.1, whole genome shotgun sequence, the proteins below share one genomic window:
- the LOC115091586 gene encoding olfactory receptor 51G2-like, with the protein MDALNNTNYSPVTFIMLGIPGLEAQHIWISIPFSTVYAIALLGNCFILFLIKTERSLHAPMYFFLSMLAINDIGMTLTTLPTMLSVFWFNIKEINFDACQTQLFFLHIFAIMESSVLLAMAFDRFLAICNPLRYTSILTYSIIASIGVAILVRSTVLIIPVILLLKRLSFCKTNLLSHSFCFHSDVLKLACTDTKINNLYGLFVVLFTAGIDSVFIVLSYMMIIKTVLSIASSEQRLKAFNTCVSHICVILIFYIPMIALSVVHRFGKNIPPVIYTLMGYVYLLIPPALNPIIYSIKTKQIQRQILRMFSRKQNHGEILKIFH; encoded by the coding sequence ATGGATGCTTTGAATAATACCAACTATAGTCCTGTGACCTTTATCATGCTCGGCATTCCTGGGCTGGAAGCTCAGCACATCTGGATCTCCATCCCTTTCAGTACAGTGTATGCTATTGCACTTCTAGGAAActgttttattctatttcttaTAAAAACGGAACGGAGTCTCCATGCTcccatgtatttcttcctctCCATGCTAGCCATCAATGATATTGGTATGACACTGACTACATTACCCACAATGCTCAGCGTTTTTTGGTTTAATATTAAGGAAATTAATTTTGATGCCTGCCAGACTCAGTTGTTCTTTCTTCATATTTTTGCAATAATGGAGTCCTCGGTACTCCTGGCCATGGCCTTTGATCGCTTTCTCGCAATCTGTAACCCTCTAAGATACACCTCCATCTTAACATATTCCATCATAGCCAGCATTGGGGTGGCCATTCTAGTTCGAAGCACTGTATTAATTATCCCAGTAATCTTATTACTTAAACGATTGTCATTTTGTAAAACCAATCTGCTTTCACATTCATTCTGTTTCCATTCTGATGTGCTAAAGCTTGCGTGCACTGATACCAAGATCAATAACCTCTATGGTTTATTTGTGGTCCTCTTTACAGCAGGAATAGACTCTGTGTTTATTGTCTTATCTTATATGATGATTATCAAGACTGTCCTGAGTATTGCATCATCAGAACAACGCCTCAAGGCATTTAACACTTGTGTGTCTCATATCTGTGTCATCCTAATCTTCTACATCCCGATGATTGCATTATCTGTGGTACACAGGTTCGGGAAAAATATTCCTCCTGTGATATACACCCTAATGGGTTATGTCTACCTTCTGATTCCACCTGCACTAAACCCGATAATCTAcagcataaaaacaaaacagattcagAGACAGATACTCAGAATGTTCAGTAGAAAACAGAaccatggagagatactgaaAATATTTCACTAG